The DNA sequence ataacaaaatataaaacaacacatcataacacaatttaacaatacaataaataataacatacattacaacccaaaattcagaaaaaagcaataaaaaccaggacgggttttattgtatatatgtgtatattgtatatatgtgtatagaatcatagaatcatagaatagtagagttggaagagacctcatgggccatccagtccaaccccctgctaagaagcaggaaatcgcattcaaagcacccccgacagatggccatccagcctctgtttaaaagcctccaaagaaggagcctctaccacggcccgggggagagagttccactgtcgaacagctctcacagtgaaatatatacaatatattttacattTAGCAATTGTATATGCGCACTAcagtgtatatattgtatatgtgtatatacaatatattttacattTAGCAATTGTATATGCGTACTACAGTGTTGCTTACAACAGTCTCGGATTTTAGCAAAAGCAAacatatattttgtttatttcccaCACTTTTTCTGGTGCTGCATTTGCGCGTGGCTTAGACAATCCTCCCAACTGAAAAGAACATTCTGACTTGAATTGGACTACTTGTGCTGTTAAAGCAGTGTTAATTACAGATGAAAATATAGATATAGGAACTTGAGAGTATAGAAATAAATCCCAGAATCCTTTTGAAAGCTAGCTAAGCAGAAACCTGTATTAATGTAATTGCAAATGATGGAGTATGTGCAGTTCCAGCATCTAGCTGTGAGCTTTTTGGTGTATTCTATACTAGGTGTTATAGAGGTCAGGGCTGTATCCAGCTGTGGTTTGTTTCAGGACATGTTGGATATGCAAGCCTATTAAAATACCCAACAGCTAGCAAAGCTGGAAATCGTACCAGTGTGGCATCCCAAAAGGATCCTGAGAAACACCAACCAAAAAGAATGTGAAGCGATTGGTACTAGAACCCAGCCATTAATTCTGATGTTTGGATACCTTGCTGACATGAAGCTGTGTTTGCACCCCTGTTTTTGGATACTGCTGTCTTTTGAGAGCCAAGGGAGGTGAATActtaatgttgtaattacagtgcTAATGTATAGCATTAAATATGAAGTAGTTTGCAGAAATCCATGGCTGTCCTTTATTGTGGTTGGTTAGTTAAGTCTCTTTTGTATTTGATTTTGAGTTTTGTGTGACACATGTCTTCAAAATATTTGGCATTTCTCCATTGTGCAGAGAGAAGCTTGCAAAAAGCACACTCCCTAAGAACCGAGAGACAAGATAAATCTTCAGAAGCTACAGATGATAACATTGGGCCCGTTCTCCAGGTAAGTACTAAAGAATTAAACACTATTAATTACTATATTGGACCTAATAAATGATATAGACGGCTTTCTCTGAACTCTTACAGAGGATATTAACAATGTTAACTTAGCCTTCTAGCGCTTTTCTCATGGAACGTAGGAAAACATGGGAACCTGGCAGTACTGAGACAGACTAAACCACTGTTTCTCCAATAGCATAAAATGCAATGCTGAGTAATATGACTTTAATAGCTATCCTAAAgggggccccggtggcacagtatgttaaagcgctgagctgctgaatttgcggaccaaaaggttgcagattcaaatctgggaagcagaatgagtgcccgctattagccccagcttctgccaacctagcagttcgaaaatattcaaatctgaatagatcaatagacgggaaggtaacagcgctccatgcagtcatgctggccacatgaccctggagacatctacggacaacaccagctcttcagcttagaaatggagatgagcatcaacccccagagtcggacacaactggacttaatgtcagggaaaacctttatctttaccttagctATCCTAATCAGCTAACCTATCTTGGAGTCAAATACTCCTTCATGAGCTGAGACTTTGGGGAAAATCAACACCACATATGTTGATTTTGTGCtacttaattatttttaaaaacacctctTTCATGTGTTCTCCTTTCCAAAAAGGAAGGTATTActactgtaattgtagcagtattgaatgactgaggatggtgcaatatcgctgccttgcagcgctttaatttttgtatactttttatcatgttttaattgttttgttttgtagtatatttgttgctggccctcgtggcagaatgtaagccgctctgagtccccttggggagaagggcggggtataaatgcatgtaataaataaaaataaataaataaataatggttttgGACCTTCATTGAAAGGATGTTGTGGGAACCTAACTGGTGTAGAAGCAGGTACACTTCAGTAGTTGAAAATGAGTAAAATTGGATGGAATCCCTGGGCTAAATGAGTGAGCATAGTTGCTATAATGtatctctctttttttgacaGTTTGATTATAAAACTATTGCTGACATGCTGTTTGAGTTGGCTAGCAGAAAAAATACACCTCCTTTTAATAGAAAATGCCTCTATAAAGTGATTAAAAAGTAAGTTCCTTTGAAATAACAGTCATTTTGTAGACTTGCTTGAGGACCCCTTCTGTCCTTCTAACTCTTAGATTCCAACACCCCTAcccttctatttttgtttttatgtaaTTAGTGCACACTATTCATAATggtgtatttatgtttatatttcaCTGAAACATAACTGTGTTCCATTTATTTTGCAGGTTTCAGGACCTCGCAGAAGGTGAGGTTTCAACAAAACTTGGACCCTTTGTTGTTTCCATGAACAATTGTCCAATGGGAGAAATATAATTAGGAAAGAACTTTGTCCATGGTTTTCTGTTTTGAAACATAAGTGTTTGGAAGTCAGTTAAGTCATCTCAGTTAAGTAGGGAATGCCTTTTGAGTTTGATTATCACAGTTCCTTGGGAGTAAAGTGTCAGGAGCcaagtctccttatggagagaaaaagtggggtataaataaacatcataatgattaaatctgctgtgccaccatttctctctctccttgcccttttcttcttccctatTCTGCTTAATGCTGGGAGAGTGTACTTGCAGAATTTGAATTGAGTCCAAAGGCTATATTTTTATAAGATCTTCTTTAAATGAACAGCTTGTTTTCTTTGCtgttaaaaaatattggaaataggTCCACATTAGGGGATGGAAATGGAGGTGTATAAAATGGAGAACTGGGTGTGTGCCACTTCAGATGAAGAGCCTTCAAAATGTTATTTGCTTCAGGTCAGGTCTCATTCAGACTTTTTCTTATGTTAGGGAACTTTCCACAAGATGACTTTCCTGAAGATGTCTCTACGGATGAAGATGACGACACCTTCAGCAGGAAGAACTGGAAAAGGAAATCTGGAAAACCTTTGGATCCATCTAAGATGGGAGGAAAAGGTAGCTGCCAGCACCATCTTATGCCATCTACAGACTTAAGAATCACTCTCCTGGGAGGGCACTCCATTAAATTCAGTAAACTTACTGCTATAAACTACATGCACACTTAgcctttttatttttgcttttgttgtagTAACTGGCCCATTCTTACTCATCCtgacaataatataatatcactGTAAAATTAGATGAGTCTTGCTGTTGAACAGTGAATGTTAATGGAAAGGACTATACCTTTGTAGCTGAGCTTAGGATTTCTGATAAATATAAACACTTTCAATATGGAAATaagttattgtcatcatcattattgtcatCAGTCATTGTCATGGTCAGCCAAGATCTAGGTTAACACCAAATAGTACGCAATAATAATGTAACTGTTCTTCTGCTGGGATGAACGGCTCATTTTGGCAGTCCATTTACCAGTTTTTCCTATAGTAAAGAACTTAGAAGATGTACGAGGAAGGATTAGTCGCAGTGTTTCTATTTTCAGAGTAATTGTAGATCCCAAGAGTCAAAAACAtgcattttctttatttaaaacaagCATAAGAGATGTCCGTGGAGCTTCTAGCAAAAAAAGATAAAAGGCTACTACTAACTTTTGTTTggggttttaaaaacatttaatttaTCTCAACAGAAAATACccaaaacagaaaaaacagtaTTGAAGAAGAGGATGACAGCACAGAACcacagaagaagagaaagaagagaaaaaggaaggccaGTCAGATGGCTGATTCTTGCAAAACTGCTGGAAGCAATGAAAGTGGACCAAACAATCTAGAAGAGCCAAAGCAGGACAATGGGCTGCCAAATAGCAAGAAAAAACGAAATAAGTTTTCAAGGTTGGAAGCCGGTGAAACTGGCTCCTCAGCAGCTCCCATTGGAGAATTGACTGACAATTCTACACCGACATGTTTGGTAAATAATGTAAAGAAAGAatcaaagaagaaaaatggcagTCCACAGAAAGTTTGTATAGAAACGGTCCATCAGAATGGACAGGCTATTAGTACTGAAGAGACTTCTGGCAATTGCACCACAGTAGTTAATGACAGTAAAATGATTAAGAAGAAATGGAAATCACAGCCCAGAATTACTCCTGGAAACGGTTATTCTGAAGTACATGTTAAGCGGCCAGAGAATGATATCCTTACAGAGTCAGAACCTACAATGCTCCAAAAAGTGAAGTTGAAGAAGAATCAAAAGTTGGGGGATTTGGTAAAGATTCGAAGTTTTAAGCCAAAAATAATAGGTTTGAAAAAGCAAAGGAAAGTCAGAGGTGTCCTGAATTCCACCCAAGAAAATGAGGTTGAAGGTGAAAACAAAAAGGGGAAGAACAAAGTAAGTGGATCCATCGCGATGTGATTATGGTTGAAAAATCCATTCCCTCAACACTCTTAGGAAAGGAAACCCAAAAGGAGCAGTGATTAAgcataggttggcagaagatacaCTGGAATCTATTGGTAGATTTGTGGAAATTTTGCAATAGATATGCTTGGCCCAGAATTCTTTAATGCTGAGTGTATGTCTTTTACAACTGATCCTAGAggatgaaaacattttttaaaaaacatgagagttcctatttgttgttgaaggctttcatggccggaatcattgggttgccgtgagttttctgggctggatggccatgttccagatgcattttctcctggtgtttcaccaacatctatggtaggcatccccagaggctgtgaggtctgttggaaactaggcatgtgaggtttatatttctgtggaaagtccatgttgggagaaagaacttttgcctGTTTGAGTTTTTTCCCCCActttggactttccacaggtatataaacccacttgcctagtttccaacagacctcacaacttcggaGGATTGCCAtagcctgtcatagatgtgagtgaaacatcaggagggaatgcttctagaacatggccacacagctcataaaactcacagcaacccatggggGCTACTCCTCAGCTAATGAAGATCTGAAGGACAACTTTTAAGATTGGTAATATCCTTTTAAGATAAACTAAATTTTCTGCTGAAGTACAGTGTGTGTACTTATGCCCTTGCTCCTAATTTAGCCATGGCATATTCAATAGAGGATTGAATAGGACTGCAATTATGCTCTTACAGCTGAAGGGATGAAATTGAAGTTTCAGTGGATTACATGTTTGATATTTTAGGCCTTGAAAGCTGTTAGATAAAAAGAGACGTCCTTAAAGGGACACATAAACACCAAACTAAGACGCGAATAGGATTATTGTAGAAACCTATTCCAAAAAAGATCATTGGCAATGTCTCCCAAACATGCATGTTCTTCatgttaacatttttaaaacaagacTAATAGAGATTGCTTAGGGCTGATTTCCCTgcttgaaaaaaatcagaaatgttgTAGATACCTTGAGAAATCGACCCAATATTACACCTCCCCTCCAAAAAGAAGACAGACCTGCctcttatgtgtttttaaaaaatgaattgtaAGTACCATAGGCACCAAGGATATTATATAACACATCTTATGTTTTCTGTATTCTGTTTGTTGTTTTCTCCCCATCAtgtattttagagttttaaagatgTAATGCAACTTTGTGGTACCAATAATACAGACATGGgcaacttcagccctctgggtattttggacttcaactcccacaatttctaacagcctaccagctgttaggaattgtgggagttgaagtccaaaacacctggagtgccaaagtttgcccatgcctgtaataATGGCTtcgttttatttttccttttgcaaTTTACACTGAAGCTAACCCTGGCCCATCTGAGTGAAAGGACCAACTCTTCTGGTCATTGCGTTGTGGCACCTTGATTCCACTAGTATTTCGTCTCTCCTTAGAAGGATGGTGGCCCTGCTGTTCTTCAGaagaaaaagaactcaaaagcAGAAAATGAGTTTGTGAAGTTTGAAAAGACAGCTCTACCAAAGCCTGCCTTCTTTAGAAAAGCCAAAGGAAACCTTACGTCTGTAAAGGTACAGTGAAAATCAATATAATCCAGATATTAAAGGGAACTACTCAAGttgaaaggagccccagtggcgaagtgtgttaaagcactgagctgctgaacttgcagaccgaaaggtcccaggttcaaatcccgggaacggagcgAGTGCcctctgttgctccagcttctgccaacctagcagttcgaaaacatgtcaatgtgaatagatcaataggtaccgttccagcgggaaggtaatggcgctccatgcagtcatgccggccacatgaccttggaggtgtctacggacaacgccggctcttctgcttagaaatggagatgagcaccaacccccagagtcagacatgactggacttaacgtcaggggaaatctttacctttattcaAGTTGAGAGCTCATGATTTTTGCAGACAGGTAGTTGCATGACCTTGGTGACTAAGCTTTTTCAAGATAgaagaatatttaaaaacaagTACGTATGTAGCTCacacccattttaaaaaaaatctgtgtggaGTAAAGTTTCTGAATATTGCATTATTCTGAAGCACTGTGATGCTATACAGAGGGCATGCCTCTATGCTTTTGTAAAGACCACTGTTTAGTCACAGCGTTGTGTAAGACACTGAAGAAAGTTAAAATGGTAGCTGCTTAACATGTTACTGCCAAAGCACTCCACCTGGCATGACTGCAGAATATGCTCTTTCGTAACCATTTGTTTTTTAGTACTTTCCTTTCATAGCAAAACTACTGAATGTAATTCATTCTGTTCAATTTTTACTCATTCtgataaaaatacatttctattaCAGGCTGAAGGAAAACCTCTCAGTTAGATTGTCATTCTGATTTTTGTCCAGTTTTTTCCAGCCATAGCATTCCAATGTATTTGAGCAGAACCTTATTAAAtactttacaaaaataataaacactgaaatgtttcaaaatatataaatatctcTTTGATTTGATGTCAAAACAATAATAGAGGAAAGGATGAGTGGACATGTTGTTTCTTAACCTCTGTTCTAGTCATGAGACTCCATATAACAAAGGAATACCTTCTCCACTCATTGTCATGCACAGTTGTGTTACTTAAATAGTGAACGTGGGAAAGTTTAAGCATTATCATATGCTAGAGTGAAATACTTTGGTCTTTTGGTATCTgcaggggtttggttccagggcacCTCAGTGATATAAAAATCTATTGATGCTCAGGTTCCACTATATGCATTGTCACAATAAAATGGTGTCAATCAAAACTTGTTTTTGGgaactttaaaaaaacatgttctgaaatcatgggagttgggaatctatggatgcagaatccatggatccaGAGATCTGATTGTAAGTGATAACAAAGTGTGCTTATGTGTAATAATTAACTATTGATAGCAGGAAAATAAAGGagataaaatgtttttgttgCTCTTTAGCCTATATGGGAACTTTAGGAGGGTTCCAAGAGATTTGGAAGACTTATCACCCTATCTGTGGGaagactacagtgttcccttgctgatttgctgttttcttttctcagactcattctttggcgggaaaattatttaccccattgctgcttctcctcctcagggctgccccatTGCTTcgtgcctgccatgttgctctggctgccgcTGCTCCAGCCAGGCCACGCTGGGAAacatggaggactcggaagagggggcggaGCCCTCCACGAGTcccgccccctcttccgagtACTCCACATTTCCCGGCTGGAgtggcagcagaagcaggagtctggccgcctcttccaggctcctgcttctgccgccactgccgcccaccctcactctctcacccaccctctctcgctcgctcactcacctgaCGGAGtggcgttccttcttccctggctgcaggagcagagtcagccagagcaacatggcgggcACAGAGCAAGGGGCCCACTGGCACTGGTaaggaaggcttcactggctcctcggggcttgcaagggggagaaagaccacctaactattaaaataatatataaatattaaaataaaaatagcgtgATAATAGTGACAAGTGAGGAAATACTCTAATCACGTGAAATATATTTGGGGGGTGTTTTGTGCTGGTTGACGCTTTGCCATGGTTTTTTACTTGGTAAGAATAGAACTAATGGTTTGCCTTCCATCAACTGATGGGTTTTTAGTTGACAAGAGGTGGAATTTATGCAGCCCTCCAGAGGTTGTTGGGCAGTAATTtgcagataggccctatatcccagaatctgatcccaggttttctgtttacctcagattgtctggcagtgcagtctcatataatccaagaaaacctgggatcagatgctaggatatagggcctgtttggaagggcccttagactggTGCGAATTTCCACTAAACAACATCAGGAAACCGCACGGTTCCTACTTCTGTGCTAGTGTCAGGTAT is a window from the Anolis carolinensis isolate JA03-04 chromosome 3, rAnoCar3.1.pri, whole genome shotgun sequence genome containing:
- the rrp1b gene encoding ribosomal RNA processing protein 1 homolog B isoform X1, which gives rise to MSSAGARWGRCVVFRKEEGDAPPWMMAPASVAPSSSSAPAAAQAPEIQFAQRLAANDKRIRDRALKKLRGYITLRTQNPAGSFSEEELLKIWKGLFYCMWMQDKPLLQEALSSNISQLVHVIENMDARHLFIQTFWQTMNREWTGIDRLRLDKFYTLMRMMLNQSFEVLKRNGWNESFTEPFLNMLMKVVMHPDSNTPVGVKLHFIDIYLEELAKVGAKELTADQNLKLIEPLSKIVAKTKDHLELQAIIHGIFETILDQSPFAIEDIMKEIGADSDDDLSEEDECSDEDNALSGKERSLQKAHSLRTERQDKSSEATDDNIGPVLQFDYKTIADMLFELASRKNTPPFNRKCLYKVIKKFQDLAEGNFPQDDFPEDVSTDEDDDTFSRKNWKRKSGKPLDPSKMGGKENTQNRKNSIEEEDDSTEPQKKRKKRKRKASQMADSCKTAGSNESGPNNLEEPKQDNGLPNSKKKRNKFSRLEAGETGSSAAPIGELTDNSTPTCLVNNVKKESKKKNGSPQKVCIETVHQNGQAISTEETSGNCTTVVNDSKMIKKKWKSQPRITPGNGYSEVHVKRPENDILTESEPTMLQKVKLKKNQKLGDLVKIRSFKPKIIGLKKQRKVRGVLNSTQENEVEGENKKGKNKKDGGPAVLQKKKNSKAENEFVKFEKTALPKPAFFRKAKGNLTSVKLNKLQFSGSKKVTFGLNKNMTAEFKKTDKSILVSPEGPSRVAFNPKQKPPHGVLKSPAESPQMKKPLWGTKKKRPTAVDFF
- the rrp1b gene encoding ribosomal RNA processing protein 1 homolog B isoform X2, whose product is MSSAGARWGRCVVFRKEEGDAPPWMMAPASVAPSSSSAPAAAQAPEIQFAQRLAANDKRIRDRALKKLRGYITLRTQNPAGSFSEEELLKIWKGLFYCMWMQDKPLLQEALSSNISQLVHVIENMDARHLFIQTFWQTMNREWTGIDRLRLDKFYTLMRMMLNQSFEVLKRNGWNESFTEPFLNMLMKVVMHPDSNTPVGVKLHFIDIYLEELAKVGAKELTADQNLKLIEPLSKIVAKTKDHLELQAIIHGIFETILDQSPFAIEDIMKEIGADSDDDLSEEDECSDEDNALSGKERSLQKAHSLRTERQDKSSEATDDNIGPVLQFDYKTIADMLFELASRKNTPPFNRKCLYKVIKKFQDLAEGNFPQDDFPEDVSTDEDDDTFSRKNWKRKSGKPLDPSKMGGKENTQNRKNSIEEEDDSTEPQKKRKKRKRKASQMADSCKTAGSNESGPNNLEEPKQDNGLPNSKKKRNKFSRLEAGETGSSAAPIGELTDNSTPTCLVNNVKKESKKKNGSPQKVCIETVHQNGQAISTEETSGNCTTVVNDSKMIKKKWKSQPRITPGNGYSEVHVKRPENDILTESEPTMLQKVKLKKNQKLGDLVKIRSFKPKIIGLKKQRKVRGVLNSTQENEVEGENKKGKNKKDGGPAVLQKKKNSKAENEFVKFEKTALPKPAFFRKAKGNLTSVKNLRKQTKVSWSVRKGPLGWHSTLSKSLLMGC